From one Babesia bovis T2Bo chromosome 3, whole genome shotgun sequence genomic stretch:
- a CDS encoding variant erythrocyte surface antigen-1 alpha subunit, which translates to MVQCICGLAAAVTDLLQSVQLEYHGYQGDTKETGTNNGATSDKVKEHLNGLFSLVQGLGGTAVVRTYIDQLAQVLSALVGWSKIDKCWDSKGNCKVGGNGYQHGIKTDCEYLKDVKENTPCKDCGCMKWEVTRPDDEGTPLGRKCTRCSSGGSSSAQCSCSSGGGTCSAGKDCKCAKEGKCCKCCCNSGSCKDKCQKDAKCSCDKEDRYRSAYPKTTRDWADGGFTLTWVQLVDTWMETKSDSRSASLRRHHCARILLGSVCLIWSGLTYMYWTGKWAKGSPRWNNHILDGSGLDDGTLSQWLQALGFPRDMINNSGPRNRWDAVIWDGFRGMLYLGFPDTGNGSPVHGGDYNDNTFRQPAGMNYAGYIHTVDRGAFCSKATVFKKDNGNGATSITDEQMHKCGALYKLYILSCAYFTGLQKKRSTQSNTPTTPRTIREIIYWLSALPYSEAYPKILQHSKEILKKVAPEKDGTKTLSFLQTGRTHPITVHEFNLFAHFQAVTQYCPLVLIGIQGGIHSTKGTDSTKEPPIHSLYANTECRFTYPTVSIQAYNQVVHYIRALFYQLYFLRKQCAVKVAMGGKWRECRYGDGVVSKGVISWMCLGCNPMEHDRKCRVEGLKKGLDGVINKLKALEGEAENTGGINGVKELREGIEKLRDILGAIGDVVVQLGNAQERLDTGKNDLDGVKEALKKVEGVNGGNGFKDVLKEVLEEVKKKVTGLGKAGGLKDAKEKAKNALEEAKAVVDKQNGADVDPCKNLVSAAIDGLHKALEILKGGLEEHIKEKKGQLLKAKKNLSHVFAVGVSVDEENALLDAINQLISICTSPKCSACESHSTKCGKPPTPSFCQTCLQPTTTGVPSPLQAFLEDRLPGFSCDVVRNTDTDKDTVYPPAASHLGHCGLIEALGGVVDAGKYVLEKNKSMLSGKLKGALEKVIEVVLEVVKKLEEGVKKKNGKGLENAKAALDAAQKALKKAKVNLGNGNGKELGTAKENLESLSKDGKGLLQEIWKALGELDPNGKEQSLKDFIDVSEGKLQVDPGKNTVSEFIHKSDTEVIGTLIDQLAQGLQKWVGWKDTGDDCCLKGEGGKSTGIGRECKCTGSSGGSNCCGKSGPSTTCHECGKCGTSAPGQKCYLSAYCKNSTASSGSSSPTDLFLWTSISSDSEKVHLLARIFLGSVCLIWSGLSQLGFLTGGSGGKGRWSQDGTLSKETDGLGSFMAAMGYDLDRLNGSGPGEYCLG; encoded by the exons actgcagtggtccggacctacatagaccagctggcacaggtactcagtgcactcgttgggtggagtaagatagataAGTGTTGGGACAGTAAGGGCAACTGCAAGGTCGGTGGCAAtggatatcaacatggcaTAAAAACGGATTGCGAGTATCTAAAGGATGTAAAGGAAAACACTCCGTGCAAGGActgtgggtgtatgaaatgggaagTGACCAGGCCGGACGACGAAGGAACACCACTGGGAAGGAAGTGTACTAGgtgtagtagtggtggtagtagtagtgCACAGTGTAGTtgtagtagtggtggtggcaCATGTAGTGCTGGCAAGGACTGCAAATGCGCTAAAgaaggcaaatgctgcaagtgttgttgtaatagTGGGAGTTGTAAGGATAAGTGTCAGAAGGATGCTaagtgtagttgtgatAAGGAGGACAGATACAGGTCGGCATATCCCAAAACTACCAGAGACTGGGCTGATGGTGGTTTCACCCTTACATGGGTACAACTTGTTGACACGTGGATGGAGACAAAGAGTGATAGTAGGAGTGCTTCCCTACGACGTCACCACTGTGCCCGCATCTtactagggtcagtatgtctcatctggagtggacttacttatatgtattggacaggAAAGTGGGCCAAGGGTAGTCCCCggtggaacaatcacattttggatggcagtggtctagatgatggcacactatcccaatggctacaggccctagggtttcctagggatatgATTAATAATAGTGGTCCTAGAAataggtgggatgcagttatatgggatgggtttaggggtatgttatatttgggattcccggaTACTGGTAATGGTAGTCCTGTCCATGGCGGGGACTataatgataatacattcagacaaccagctggtatgaactatgcaggatacatacataccgtagacaggggtgcattttgcagcaaGGCTACTGTCTTCAAGAAAGATAATGGCAATGGCGCCACCAGCATAACTGACGAACAGATGCACAAATGTGGTGCCTTGTacaagctctatattctatcatgtgcgTATTTCACTGGATTGCAGAAAAAGCGTAGTACCCAGAGCAATACTCCTACGACTCCTAGGACAATCCGTGAGATCAtctactggctaagtgcacTGCCATATAGTGAGGCATATCCAAAGATACTGCAGCATTCCAAGGaaatattgaagaaggtagcaCCAGAAAAGGATGGTACTAAAACGCTCTCATTCCTTCAAACAGGCCGTACCCATCCCATTACGGTccatgaattcaacctttttgcccacttccaagcagtgactcagtactgcccactggtcctcataggtatccaaggAGGAATACATAGCACTAAAGGAACTGACAGCACCAAAGAACCTCCTATTCACTCCCTATACGCTAACACTGAATGCCGcttcacctatcccacagtgtccatccaagcatacaaccaggtggtacactacattagggctctattctaccagctctacttccttaggaagcaatgtgccgTGAAAGTTGCTATGGGAGGGAAGTGGAGagagtgtaggtatggtgATGGGGTAGTCTCCAAGGGGGTaatcagctggatgtgcctggggtgtaaccccatggaacatgataggaaatgtAGGGTTGAAGGATTAAAGAAGGGGTTGGATGGGGTAATAAATAAGCtaaaggcattggaaggggAGGCTGAGAACACAGGGGGGATCAATGGGGTGAAAGAGTTAAGGGAAGGAATAGAGAAGCTGAGGGATATACTGGGGGCTATTGGTgatgtagtggtacaattgggtaatgcccaggagaGGTTGGATACGGGAAAGAATGATCTAGACGGAGTGAAGGAGGCACTAAAGAAAGTAGAGGGGGTGAATGGTGGGAATGGATTCAAGGATGTACTAAAGGAGGTACTAGAGGaagtgaagaagaaggtgACGGGACTAGGGAAGGCGGGTGGACTAAAGGATGCTAAAGAGAAGGCTAAGAATGCACTGGAGGAGGCTAAGGCGGTAGTAGACAAGCAGAACGGTGCTGATGTTGATCCATGTAAGAACCTAGTGAGTGCTGCTATAGATGGGTTACACAAGGCATTGGAGATATTGAAGGGAGGACTGGAGGAGCACATAAAAGAAAAGAAAGGGCAACTATTGAAAGCAAAAAAGAATCTATCGCATGTATTTGCAGTAGGTGTATCGGTTGATGAAGAGAATGCCTTGCTTGATGCCATTAACCAGctcatctccatctgcacctctcccaagtgcagTGCATGTGAGTCACACTCTACCAAATGTGGCAAACCACCAACACCCAGCTTCTGTCAGACCTGTCTCCAACCAaccaccactggtgtcccctcccccctccaggcattcctcgaggatcgGTTACCAGGATTTAGTTGTGACGTAGTACGAAACACTGACACAGACAAAGACACCGTGTATCCAcctgctgcatcccacttagGACACTGTG GGTTGATAGAGGCCCTAGGGGGAGTAGTGGACGCAGGAAAGTATGTACTAGAGAAGAACAAGTCCATGCTCTCAGGGAAACTAAAGGGTGCCCTAGAGAAGGTAATAGAGGTAGTACTGGAGGTAGTGAAGAAATTAGAGGAGGgggtgaagaagaagaatgGGAAAGGATTAGAGAATGCTAAGGCGGCACTTGATGCGGCTCAGAAGGCACTAAAGAAGGCTAAGGTGAATCTAGGGAATGGTAATGGGAAGGAACTAGGGACGGCTAAGGAGAATCTAGAGAGTCTGTCAAAGGATGGTAAAGGATTACTACAGGAAATATGGAAGGCACTAGGGGAACTAGATCCCAATGGTAAAGAGCAATCACTGAAAGACTTCATCGATGTTTCCGAAGGGAAACTCCAAGTAGATCCTGGTAAGAATACGGTCAGTGAGTTCATCCATAAG AGTGATACCGAGGTCATAgggacactgatagaccagttggcccaaggactacagaagtgggttgggtggaaGGATACAGGAGATGAttgttgtcttaaggggGAAGGTGGAAAGAGTACGGGGATAGGAAGGGAATGTAAATGTACtggtagtagtggtggtagtaacTGTTGTGGTAAGAGTGGTCCTAGTACTACTTGTCATGAGTGTGGcaagtgtggtaccagtgccCCTGGccaaaaatgctacctctcGGCCTATTGCAAAAATAGTACCGCTAGTAGTGGTTCCAGTTCCCCTACAGACCTCTTCCTTTGGACCTCCATCTCCAGTGACTCTGAaaaggtccacctcctggcccgtattttcctagggtcagtatgtctcatctggagtggactcagtcagttggggttcctaactgGAGGGAGTGGTGGTAAGGGAAGGTGGAGCCAGGATGGAACACTTAGTAAAGAGACAGATGGcctcggctcattcatggcggccatgggctatgacctggacAGGTTGAATGGGAGTGGTCCAGgtgagtactgcctagggtag